In Megalops cyprinoides isolate fMegCyp1 chromosome 8, fMegCyp1.pri, whole genome shotgun sequence, the genomic stretch ATAAAAAACATTattgaaacattattttatggGAAGATTTGGAACACAGAGTGCAGACTAGATTAACACTttcttcatctcacaaacaaaTGGAggtttttccctttttgaaaaaaatgcccaGTATTGCACTAGAAACAAACATATTACAGCATTCTAAGAATTACTAAAGCTTGTCAGTAGGAAAAGGGCAGCACAACTCATTAgttaatatatattcatttgttaggtgttttcattattttctcaaCCCTTTATAATACACGAGGAGTAGCATTAAATATCTGCAGTTAAATCCATCATAAATGTAACTGCTAAATACAAAGCATAGCCAATGACGTACACACACTACTTAACCAGTACCCAGACACCAAGACATTGAAGAACTAAACCTGACCTAATGTGTAGACGAGTCACGAGTCATTTTTGACGCGTCCACCATACTTTCCCAGTGTTTACCAGCTTGCCTATAAACGCCATTTGCATTTCAGTGGATCAAAAGATGAATATGAGGACAGGCTTACACTTTCTATATGTAAGGCTTGgcaaagcatttcaaattaatatAGACTACAGGGACCTGCGAATCTACGATGTTTGCTCGAATACAAAGCGCCGCGACGCAAGCAAGTCAAGGCAGATCAGGTAGTGACACTGGCTTCACATTACGGCAACGTTAGGCAAACGTTTTTGGACACTGTTAGCTCTTAATTTAGTTGTTTTGAGTCTCgaaatgtgtgattgtgtcagCGTTCAGTATTATTCCAAATCActttaagtatttattttattaaagaatcCCTGAATTTCTATTGTCTTATAAACAGCAAGTGCAGTGAATGTTCCAATCCAATGTAAATGTCGAGTGTTCGTAGAATGTGCAGTATTGATTCTATGCGACAGAATAAGTTATATACTACCGGGCAACAGTTTAGCGCAGGTTCCAGtaattttcacattacactCCCTGTCCTCTATTTGATTCTCAGTGCCACATATTTCCCTGTCCTACAAGGCACCTACTCTGAACTGACATTTGCGAACAAAGTGACCTCACTTGAAAGTGGGAGGGGCGTATTTGAGCCAACCAATCTAAACGGGGATAGAGAGACCAACATGCCTTGGCATGCTTCTCCCAGTACAGTCAGAGAAGAGGCCACGTGTCGTGTAAGGTAAGTAACTGGTGATacgatgtgtgtgtggtaattGGAATAGAGGTTATGAAAGAAATTAATTATGTGTTTATGAACGGATTGCTGTGTGAATATTTGAAAGAGGATGCATTTCTTATAGGATACGgatccagttttttttaataatggcGGCCTAAAGCCGGCTAACCTGTTAGGTAGCTAAGTGCTTGCTGGCTTGCTGTTGTATCAGCTAGGTTATCGAAGCGTAGCTAGCTAAATGTGGATTTAAATTACAACGACAAGTGGCAACATTGAAGTAGTGGTGATACTATGTAGCTAATGATATCCAGTAAGCTGTCTTGCTCGCCCGGTTTATGTTTATAACTTAATTAACTTGCTGGTACACTCGCTGTACCATgaaagctagctaactagctaactaacgaTGTACGCTGCTAATGCTGCTAACTAACTATATCAACAATGTTAATGATACAGTTGTATGTAATATATGTCTAAGTAGACAGTTTGTTAGTATTTATTGCCCCACTAAAACTGTGCCGTAGTTAATTTCGCGGCAAGTAAAATGTAACAGAGCATTGTATTTGGATTTTGAGTGTTGAATTAATTTCATAGTAGttaattttatgcaaatacGCCTGTGCTACGTCTGATACGCCGATGTGTCTGTTTTGCCGCTGTCAGTTCCAAAGACAGAATGACAACTGAGAACGACTCGAGAGGTATCGGAAGTGGGTGGAAAATGCTACCGAACCCCCGACCTTTACCCTGCTCAAGCGCGTGTCAATCTGATTCCCTGTCACACGTCAGTAAGAACCAGAGAGGCGGACAGGAGTGTTTATCGAGGAAGCGGACCTCAAGTAAGTTACGCAGGATAGAACGGCGCAGAGCAACGCTGCAGAAGATTAGAATTCTcaagaagagaaggagagaattGTGCACGAAGCTTCGGGGCCAGGGAGACGCAGAATCCGGAATTGATTCACTGCATACCGAGGCCGGAACCCTACTAGCCGGCCAGCTTAGAGACGTGAAGTTGGCCAAGCGTTGCGAGCGTTGGGAGGTTGACAGTGGGTTCTCTTCGGAGGTCAGTCCTCCGACCAGTGGCCGCAGCTCTCCCTGTGGTGGAATCGGCCCGACGCGGCTGGTGTCCATGGACTGCGAGATGGTGGGCACAGGGCCCGAGGGCCGCTGCAGTGAGCTGGCGCGATGCAGCCTTGTGAACTACTACGGTGAAGTACTGTATGACAAATACATCAAGCCTCAGCACCCAGTCACAGACTACCGCACACGCTGGAGCGGAATCTGCAAGCGCCACCTACTCCATGCTGTGCCCTTTGACCAGGCAAAGAAAGAGGTGAGGCTGGCTTTAGTGATGGGAAAGGAGGTTCCGTATAGTGAGTAAAGGTGCTGTTGTAAAGAAAAACTCTTGTTCAGTTCATGGTATAACAAAGTGTTGGCCCTACCCATTTTGAGATTCATGTGTTCCAGCAGGTTTGGTTGGTGAGCTttgagtgaaagggagagactTGCCCAGGGTGTGATGGCAGTGTTACTGAGATCTGGGTTTGATTTCTGTATTATTCTTCCAGATAATCCAGATCCTGAAGGAGAAGGTTGTGGTCGGGCATGCCTTGCATAATGACTTCCGGGCTCTGGGCTTCCTGCCCCCTCGTCACATGATCAGGGACACCAGTCGCATGCGTCTGCTCCGAAGACTCTCGAAGTTCCCAAATAGGGGCAGCATCTCGCTGAAGAACCTGGCCAGAGCACTCCTCAATAGGAACATCCAGGTGAGACTTCACTCTGCAGCCAGCAGAAGATGCACTTTTGAGGGGAAAGGGGTTCGATTCTTACCATAGTCTTGCCTCATGGTCACATCAGTTCTTTCATGATACCTATGGCAACAGCTGTGAGATAGTGAACGCAAACACATTGGTCAGTCAGAAGCAGAGGTTTATTCACCTGCTGAGTCTACATTTACATGGACAGCAGTAATCTAACTATTGACCTTATTCTGAATAAGACAAGATTCTGATgggcggcagtatagcatagtggttaaggagcaggacttgtaaccgaaaggttgctggttcgatccccgctgggacactgctgctgtacccttgggcaaggtacttaacccacaattgcctcagtaaatatccagctgtataaatggatgacattgtaaagaactgtaacctatgtaagttgctttggataaaagcatctgctaaatgaataaatgtaaatgtaaaattaaggTGTTTACATGAGTTGCTTTTAGAATATTCCTTTCATGTtcctgttttacatgttatagaGCATAGATCGATTAATGGCACACATCTATTACGTTCCCACGTCATGCCGTCCAATGTTCCCTCCAGAATTTCATGCTCTTGTTTGCCGTCAAACGGTTGACCACtgccgtgtgtgtatgtgtcctgtcgcaaaatgcagcaaaaactCCCACAGGACATTAATAGTGTGATTAAGGTGTGTACATGTCTTCGATAATGCGACTAAAATAGGAATACTCCACATCTTAATTTGATTAGCGTTTACTTCAAGTATGACCTTAACTGGATTAAGGTAATCAGAAATCGCGGTTTACATGGTAGTTTATTAATCAGAGTATTGTCTTAATCGGGTTAATATGGGAATATTGTTGTCCATGTAAACGTACTGACTGTGTAACAGTCAAGACTCTGTCGTGACAGTGCAAACTCCTTTCAGTCAAGGTGAATTCAGAGCAGAACCTGGCATTAGACCCACAGTATCTTGGGCTGACTGAACAAGGCAAGCCTGATGCATTGGGAGCAAGCAGGGTTAGTCCTTTTGTCCTGGTAGATTTTGGACCTGTACAAGTAGCTTGAAAATTTTGCAGTAGGCATGAGACAATACATTCAACTCACAGTACGATATGTTTCctaaattaacataaaatggTATTCCCTGTGAAACAATgctgacaaataaacaaaaatataacatgattgaaaaaagttttttgtgtttcctgGTGAAGAAAGACCAAAATGATCAAGTTGCCAAACTGCCAATGAAAGTTGGATCTACCTTGTTACAACATGTACCATACCTTTCCTTACATTATTTAAATGGTGGTATTGCatttgctagccagctagtgaacaaactagctaacaagctacctTTTGAGACTTCTTGATTTCATACTAACATTACACATGTAGTACACCAGCAAAGGAACTCTAAGAAATACTTATTTCTCAACAGAGATGGTAAAATTTTCCACCCTCTGTACCTTATCTTAGCTCCTTTTTATGAGGAATGTATCAGTTGCAATATTCATGTTTGTCAATGGACACTGGTATTGAAACGATGTACAGAAATTCCATTCACTCATGGTATAATATTATCACAGCTGGAATGCAAACTGACCAACAGGAATGATGGATTGCAACTGATCATTTTATAAATTCCTTTTTGTGATAGCACTACTGAGTACTAGTGGACTGAATGAGtaaagcaagtgaaaaaaatcaattgacAAGATCTTTTtggaaaataatataaattatattccAGCCAGTCAAAGTCATGCTGTAATTTGTTCTTAgggccacaaaacattttgtcattttctgactTTGTGATATTTAACATAACAATTTGAcataacatttttcatgctgtttaGCTGTATGCAGGTACTGGGAGAGTTATTTGTTGTTATAATGTTGTTAATGAattgctttttgtctttttatttgtttttttttttattatttttggtcAGTGCTGGCATAAGGTGTCATGTTTGGGGGACTGAATTGAAGTTGTGGCTTCCAGTCCCTTAAGCAAAACTGGCATTGTACTGTAGAGGAAGGTTTTTAATCTCAAACAGCCTCATGAAAATAGAGCTGTGGAAATGGCAGATGAACcatgtaacattgtaaaattcaatgaaaaataaaacttgaattGTTCTCTGAGATTTGAGAAGGATccatttaattaacattttaatcttgcaacattacatatttcatgttttaaatgtgctttaaacATGTAGACCCTGTGAGAGGAATATGAGAGTTTGGATAGAAATGTACTTGGCatgatattattttaattagtaTTTTAGTCTATCATGTTTAGAAGGGGATAATCTGAAAAGAATTTAAAGGATTATGTCTTTTAAGTAATCAGAGACtgtgggttggggggtgggggtgatgcAGTGAATTAGGTTTGGATTGAATGGGAGTGTGAGATGATATGATCAGTTAGGCTGTGTATGTCCAAGAGAAGGAGGAATTTTGGCATGAGTGAGTGATTGGGTGTGCCATGACAAATGCATGACACGGTGAGTGATGTGCGAGTATGATGTTGCGAACTATGCGGTGAGTCTGACATGGTGAGTGATGGATATGTTTGATATAGTGAATGTATGACATGGTGAGTTGGGTGAGTGATGTGTTAAGTGACTGC encodes the following:
- the LOC118781941 gene encoding apoptosis-enhancing nuclease-like, producing MPWHASPSTVREEATCRVSSKDRMTTENDSRGIGSGWKMLPNPRPLPCSSACQSDSLSHVSKNQRGGQECLSRKRTSSKLRRIERRRATLQKIRILKKRRRELCTKLRGQGDAESGIDSLHTEAGTLLAGQLRDVKLAKRCERWEVDSGFSSEVSPPTSGRSSPCGGIGPTRLVSMDCEMVGTGPEGRCSELARCSLVNYYGEVLYDKYIKPQHPVTDYRTRWSGICKRHLLHAVPFDQAKKEIIQILKEKVVVGHALHNDFRALGFLPPRHMIRDTSRMRLLRRLSKFPNRGSISLKNLARALLNRNIQMGMNGHSSVEDAMAAMDLYKLVEGQWEQDFLSQAEHLDTSTSESSSSSSHYMQDEYWPAELIEH